The DNA segment AAGCCAAGTTTGACTTTCATAAAAACCGGCCGGTTCCCCACCCTATCTGGTCTTCCATCTGCCTGAACAGCAGCCGTccagggaggatggagggagagaatACACATCTCCAAAAAGATGCTCCAACAGGCTCTGCACCAGGGATGCAGACCGGGAGGAACCAAGGATGCCCAACCTCCCGGAGGCGGCCAGGGACGCTTTCTTACCAAACTCGCTGGCACAGAGATGCTCGATTATGGCTTCAGATTTCAGCTCGTTGTCACAGGGAGGACACACCGTCGTGCCTAGGAAGGGCAAGGGGAGAACAGGAGCTGAGTGACTGCGGTGGAACGCAGAGAGGATCCGCCCCTGGGGCCGAGATCAGCCCAGGGACCACGCTGAAAGGAGTTAAAGGTCTTCTGGAATTTCTGATGGGGCAACTTGAGAAAAGACGAGTCCTAGAGACCAAAACAGATGCATAGTTTCTTGAAAATTTGGGGACTAGAGCTGTTGAATATGGTACAACTATTAAAACCAACATGATATGGGGCTGGATGGGGTGGGTCCTATGAGTCATGGCTTGATGGGATGTGGTGGGTCCCTAGGAAAAGCTGACTTGTAACCGAACACTTCTACCCCAGTCGTTTGTCCCCTGttctttctcccctctccttgAAATACCCCCCTCCGATTCCTGCCCCCTTCCTGTTCCCAAACTCCCCACAAGACGGCCGATCCATCTGACCAGCTCTCTAGGAGCCAAGAAAGAAAATCAGCCAGACTCACAAACTCCAACCGCAGGCCCTGAACACCCCTCCCCAGAAGGGCTATTGCAGTGAGCTCCTGCCGGGGGGCGGGAAGCAGGAGCagctggtgggggctgggaacGGCACCAGCCCTGCTGCCAAAGGGAAGGACTTGGTGGGACATGGGAGAGACCCTCTGGAGGCGTTTTCACACTGTGAAGGGCTTTGAAGAGGAGATGTGTGTGCTGCAGGCATGGGGGCCACTGGGGGCAGCTGAgccccgggggagggggaggcctcGGAGGCCAGGGCCAGTGGGTCCTCCCAGCCAAATGCTGCCGATGCTGGAGGGGCCCCTGGGAGGTAAGGGGGCTCCGTGGAAGGGCAGGGAGAGAGCGGCCCAGAAGGGAAGGCGGcttgtcaccaccaccaccatcccaccGTCACCTCCATCATCTACCAGACCACGTGGAGTTTTATCCATGATGCAGGAAAGCACAAGCACGTTCTAAGGGCCCTCCACCTCGGCACAGCACTGGAGGCCATGCCCGGCCACGCTGGGGGCCAGtcacccccagggaggacgggGCGCTGAGTAACCTTCGCTCCGACTCAGgctcttcatcctcctcctccccctccctcttcgtGGCTCCTCTGGTGGCAACTCCTTCACCTTCGAGCACTTCTATGGCTCAGAGAAACAGGCAGAGCCTCCCACGGTGGATGAGGAGGGAGCTGTACAGCCCTCCGGGGCCAGTGCTGCCCCCAGGACGCAGCAGGTCCCCAGCGCCGGGGAGGTGATGcgcgaccccccccccccacttccaaGCAGGGTCCCTGCGAGGCGCAGCAGAGGCCGTACACCTTAGTCTTTACTGACAGATCCCTGTCCCACCTTTACTCTGTGCCCAGGGCCGCACTCCATCCAGAGTCCTGCAGCAAGAACCACAGCCACACCCCAAGCAGGAGACCGTGGGGCTATCTTTTGGCCCGGATGCTGGAAATTTGCTTTTCAGCCAGAACTTAAGATCGGATTCCAGAGGTCGTGTTTCTGACAAAAGGGAAAAACTCACCCAGAATTTTGCATCATGGTTCTTGCTTCCACGGGGAGAAGAACGGAAAGGAAATCCCGCAATATGGGAAGGACCGTGGTACCTACTTCGGGACTGTGGACTGTGCTCTGGGGCTTTCCTTGTTTGGGTTATTTTCTTAAAGTGGAAGTTATCACGTTGCAAAGTTCTATGACTGTGACCTtgaccaaacaactagcaaggcaggaCTATCCGAATACAAACACCGGGTCCCCGCTTGCTCACTCACATCACCTTGTCTGGACACTCTGAGTTCCCCGATCCGACTGGCGGCCCCGGGCTCTGGACACCACAGGGGCGTTGTTCTCAGTCCCATCAGCTACATTTGGCCCTCAGCGTCTCCCAGGCGGGCAGGAGCTGGCTGGGGTGGGCTCTGTGTGTTCGCATGGCTTTCCCCCACCCACCTCGACTTTTCTCATAGCCGACTGTGGAGCAGCTCTAGACTGTGTAGGGCGACATTAATCTGTGGCCTCTCTGGATTGTGCTGGGGGGCCCTGCAGGCGGCCCGAGCAGGAGAAATCCACCCAGTCATCCATCGGAGAGGCAGAACTAAATGGCTGTTTTAAggtgtatttaaaataatgtttaaagcaAAAGAACCAAAAACCAAAAGGTTTTGTGTTTCATCAATATttaagggaggggaggagaaagtcCAACACTGGAATCAAGagtaagtggatttttaaaattcaatgcacacacatgcacacggcacacaccccacacaggacacacacacacacacacaggtcttCCCTGGTCAGCTCTTCAATACGGGGAAGGGACCCTAAGGAAGGCTCCCGGGAAGGATGAGCGCACCGTGGCCTCTGCAATCTGTGACTAAGACAGCCAGGCTGTTTTAACGCACAACATGCCtaatcaacaacaaaataaaactaaaagtatgTGCTCGTTCGCAGAGCTTGAATCAGTAAAACCTGGCTGGGAGGAGGAACGATAATTTATCGGCCTGGGAATGTACAGATCTAATGCAAGTGCAAGATTTAGAAATAACTtccctgaaaacaaacaaacaaacacttttTCCTCTCTCATAACAGATGCTGAAGCAGCTTGGGCATCAGCCTTTTGGGGGTGTAGGGGAGTGTCTTCTGACTCATTCTCATTATCAAGTTTATCTTTAATAACATGCGGCCCCAAAAGTCTGCCCAATACCCCAAAACGGTGCTTGTCCAAGTATATGAACAGGAAGCAGCCTGCAGCATGCAGAGATATGCCGCTGCTTtgaaaattccattttaatttaacagaataaaaagaaataaagaataaaagtagGGCATGTATACTTCGTCTCCTCCAAAAGTACCAGTTCTGATTCTGGAGCCACCAGCTAGCTGTAAGGTTACGAGGACCAGGAGTTTGGTCCGTCTCCACctaccctacacacacacacacacacacacacacacgcacacacacacgcacacacacacgcacacacacacagccctcccACCTCTGGGCTCAGCTGACAGTCAGTGGCCACGCAGCCCCAGAGGACTGACTCCTAGAGGGGGTCCCTCCCACTGAGGGGCCGCAGTCCTGGGCAGGAGCGGAGCCTCCCGCAGAGCCTGTCACCAAAAACACGGCGGGGAGAACCGAGTCCCAAGTCCCACACGGGACTGGTCCCGTCGTAACTGTTCTCTGTGTGCAGCTGGTCTCAGGACGGTGACTACCTGAGCACTcctgggatggagggaggagaggagatggtACAAAGGGCAGACTTTGGGAGCAGCCAAGTGGGACAGCAGCCAAGGAGTCAAAGGCTCCAAGAAGACAGCACGTATTTGGTCTCCCTACCACCATTCCGCCACCCCTGCCTTTGGGGCGTCGAGCTGGAGGATTCTCGTCCCTTCATAAGTAGGCAGCCCAGCCAGCACCCCTACCTTCCCGTCGTAAGGGCTTCCGCCTCAGAAGGGTTCTGTCGCTGATGGTACCAGAAAGGGACACTGTGAGGGTGGACTCGGCCTCAGCAGAGCTGGCCGCGGCCTccgggggcagggctgggctagTCTGCCCGCCGCCAGTGAGGACGGGAAGAAGGAAAATCCCGTGGGGTCCACCCGGACAGAACACAACGCGCTTTGTCCGCTCCAGGTAACGGCTCAGCTCCCGTTCTCAAAGGGTTGCACCTCCCCGAAGGTGAACTCTGCGGACCCCCAGGAAGCGGGGAGCCGTGGGACCCAGACCTTGCCCCTGAAGGCGGGCCGCTACCCTGCCCACCCGCCACCTGCCACCCCACACCCGCCCCTCTGGGCCATCTCCTCCTTCCCTGCAATAAGCCAGGGCATTCAAAGTTTGGGGTGCCCTTTCCCGGGACTACCCCGCCCTCACTCTGGGGAGTACGCCCCTCGGGGGACATTTGTGCTTTGGCATCCCTTGGAGATGTGCTGAGTCAGCAATTAGCAGGTTCCCGCCACCCTAAACCCGTTCCTCAAAAGCCCCTGGGATGCGGACCGCTCTGCTCAGCGCCCTGGGTACGGCTCCCCATCCCTGACGACCTccacctctgtgagcctcaacTCCGCTTCCGAAGAATTTGGGGTTGAATTCACTCCTCTAAAAGTCAGGCCACAGTGCTGGGTTGTTTTCGTTGGCTTGTTTGTtctgtggggttttgttttggtttctttgctTGTTAACTTGTTTTGTTCCGTTTTGTTGCCTCCCCGGGATGGTTTTTCCTCCCCCGCCACAAGAACTGCCCTTTAAGGGGGAGGGGTTTCAGAGAAGAAACTCCGGCTCATCCCAGGGGCTGTTAGGAAAGCCTCCAATCTGCGGAGTCTCGCTCCCCAAGGGGAGCTGAGCCATGAGCTAATGAcaattttatctttctaattacCTGAGGATTTGTGTAAATGAGAGAAGCAGGGGGTATGCAAGAATGAGGGAGAAGAGCCTTTCCATCCCGCCCCCGCCCAAACCTTCCCGAAGCTGTTAACTGAAAGGGGTAGAGAAACAGAAAGCCTCGCAATTTCTAAACTTTTTTGCTCGGCCAGTTCTGCACCAGTCCTGGAGCTACTTGGCTGAATGACTAGCTAAGGAaagcgtttaaaaaaaaaaaaaaaaaaaaatcctcctcaagcctaagaaaataaacaaagctgCACCTTAGCATTTGCTCGgcctttctgagcttcccagaTTTGgggtttgggttgttttttttgtttccccAGCGCATCCCGTCTGGGGGGTTCAAAACTCCGATAGGGACTCGGTTCCCTCGCGGGGGGCAGAAGAGCTCTCTTGGGAGCCAGAGCTAAGGCTTTGTTTCAGCGTTGACTGGATCCCAGGACAGCGGCTCCAGGACCCGGACCGGGTGCGCGCGGGGCTCGCCCCGCCGGGCACCACCTCGGAAGGGCCGGTAGCTCTCAAGGCGGTCGGGCACGGCCGAGAGCACATCCCCAGTCCCGGGGCGCAGCGCGGACAGCCCCGGGAACCCCCCGCCTCACCTTGGGGCTTGGAGGCCTCGGTGGCGTTGGGCGGGGTCATGGCGATGCAGACGTCGCCCTCGGGGAACTTGTCGCACTTGAGCATCTCGGGCCAGTAGAAGCCGAAGAACTGCATGACGGGCTCGCACGAGTCTCGCACGGCCTCGCAGAGCCAGCGGCACGGGTAGATGGGCCGGTCCAGGCAGACGGGCGCGAAGAGCGAGCAGAGGAAGACCTGGGTGCCGATGTGGCAGTTCTTGTTGAGCAGGGGCACCCAGCTGCTGGCCTGCTGCTTCACCTCGGCCATGGTCTCGTGCTCCAGCAGGTTGGGCAGCACCATCCTCTTGTAGCCCACGGTGTGGCACAGCCGCAGGTCCACCGGGATGTCCACGCACTGCGGCGGCTTGGTGTAGAAGCGCCCGCTCTGGTACGCGCCGACGTCCGACTGGAAGCTCACGTAGTCGTACTCGCTGGCCGAGCCCGCGGCCAGGAGCCCGGCGGCCAGCGCCAGCAGCGCGCCCGCCGCGGCCCAGCGCCCGCCGCCCATGCTCGGCGCCCCGGCCCCTGCGACGCGGGGCGTCCTCGGCCGCCTCCCCGCGCGCGTCCCGCCGCGAACTTCCAGGAGCCCCCGGGCACAAAAGGCGCCGTCCGCACCCGCGCCCGGCGCTGGCGGGGCGACCCTGGGGAGCTCGCGCGGGGAGGCGAGCGCGCGGCCCGAGTGCTGCCCGGCTCCCGAGGCGGCGGGACCCGAGTGTCCGGCGCTCCCGCGGCCGAGCCCTCCGAGCCGCGCCGGCCAATCAGCGCCGGCCGCCGCGAGCGCTCCGGGCCCGCCCGTCAGTCACCCGCGTGGCCGGCCAATCGGCTCGCGGGCGGGAGGGGTCGGCTCCCTAGAACTCAGCGCAGGTCAACaccccttaaaaaacaaaaccaaaaaataaataaaggaaggaagaaggggggggggggacgagaaaaagaagaaagaaaaaaaaaaaaaaaaaaggaagagagactgGGGACGAAGAGAAGCGTGCGGTGGGTAAAGACGATGTTTAATGCTGCTGTTAACTTGAGTCGGATGGCAGCAAAGTAAGGAACCTTAAGAGTACTTGCAAGTCCATGAGAtaatcaagactttttttttttaaacactttcccCTAACTTTACGCAGCAGCCCACCTCCTCGGTGTTGTTCTCTGTGGCTGCAGACGAAGATGGGCCGTTTCCGACAGACGGGGCTCAGGAAGGCTGCGGCGAGGGAGGTCTGCTTTTTAATCCCCAGCCAGTGGGGCTCGGCTCCCGCAAGGGCCAAGCGAAGGTGTCGTCGGGCTGTTTGCTGGCTTAAAAAGGCAGCGCCTTTCCAGGTGGGATAACCGGATGATGGCCCTCCGACAACCCGAAGGCAGTGTGGCAGGAAAGGGTGCTAACAAAGGTGTAAACTTTGggagaacagtttaaaaaaagaaaaagaagaagaaaaaaaagagccctACTCAAGGCCCAGCCCAAGAGCAcgtctgtgtgtgcatgcatatgcACATTGACATGTTTGTGGTCTAGAAagccaaaacattaaaaacacatgTGCACTTATCAGCGTGGCTTGTGTAAATATCAAGTCCATCACTCAGGCACACATGCTACATTCAGAGCTGGCCCAGGAACCTCAAGTCAAAAACCAAGGGTTCCGTTAAAGCAGGAGGCAAGAGGGAAGTCTTAGCAGAAACAACCCACCCTTCCCATCCAGCCCCCCGGGAAATGAAGTCCCTCTGCCACTGCCACCTCAGAGTTCCTGGGGATTCTTTGTATGTTTCAAACGGGACCCTGAGAGGGAGGCTGAAACTTCAGGGATCTGAAGTGTGACCACGACTGACCCCAGGGGCAGAAGACAGCAACAGCAGTTCCTGAGGTTAACTGGGTCTCCACACTGCTTGTGTCCTGAAATGTGGGGTGGAGGGCGGCCAAGAATGCTGCAGACCACATCTGAGCAGTGTGGCACCACCCCAGGTGGCAGATGGCCACAGAGCTCCGAGCTGAAGGCAGACACCGGAGAAGGCGCTGCCTTGCTGGGCCAGCTTGTTTGTAAAGCTCTGGGGACCTTGCTTTGGATTCTGCAGACCAAATTTCTTGATGGACAGATTCCAAGTCAAACGACTAGAGTTTCTAAAGAGGCGAGGCTATTTTCTTAAAGCCCTGGTGCCCCTAACAAGATGGTGACTCCACTGTGCACACAGGAAGCAACTGCCGATGGTCAACTTCTCTGTCATTTCTAAGCTAATGAAAGGTGCATGAAAACAAGAGGGGCAGCGTGGAGGCAAAGAGATGGCGGGAGAGCAAGACTTTGGGTGGCAAAGGGTTAATCCCTAAACAATTGGTAATGCTTAGCCCCAGAAGCTGGGGAAGACATTCCTCACAGACAGAGAATAGACCTCAGGAAACCAGGCAACTGTGACTCAATTCAAGGGGCAGTTAGAGAAAAATGCAGTTTGGTAGgggtccttttctctcctccaggcAGGCGCTCAGTCCCAAGACAAATGTGTCTGTTTACGCACTCATTGCAAAGAGTTGTGTTAGCAGATAACATCCTGTCACCTCTGGATCCAGGCTTTGCCCAGCTCTCACTCATGTTTGCACTGTTTCCCCAAATGGTGGGAGGACTTGGGTCTGCCCACCATGAAAATTCTGGAAACTAGTCCAAGTGACTACACCTCCACCAGTCCTGGGGCGGGGGGATCTCGAGTCAGGAGTAAATCTCACAAATCCGTTCATGGGAGGGCCTAGCCTAGGTCTGGTTGTTTCCCATTGATCACCCGCAAATGGCCTTAGCGAGAGGCCTCTAGGGGCAAGCCAGGGACATGATTGTCCTGAGAAATACAGGGAGTGTGGGTGTAAGACCCCAGAATCCTAAACTCAGTACATTTCTGGCTCCTCTCAAGGCCCAGCTGGAAAGGAAAGGCTCAAGTCTCAGTCCCACTGACAGACTTTAACTCACACCTAGGATTTTGGAGAATGACTGCCCACCACCAATCAGTGTCCGTGGAGTTTGGAACTGCACTGAGCATGACTGCCCaggtaatcttttaaaatgtttttaaagaaaatgtcttgATTTTCTTGAAATTGAGGAGGAAGCTAGCACTAATTTTTATAAGGTCATCTCATATATAACAAGAGATGTAATGATTTCTAAATCCAGAaattcagagggtaagtggaaaaTTGAATAAATGATTAGCTCTGAGCAGACAACTCTGGTGAAAATTTACTGAAACAGTACAAATATtataaatcctaaaaaaaaagtggaacagctatcatttaataaattttacattaaattgAATAATGTAATTTAGCAAGTTTGTTAAACTAATAAATTTTAAACACCTTAGCTATTGTTTTTGATACCTGAACATTTACCCTAAGTTGacctactgcttttttttttttttaaacaatttaagtggtctttttaattaattaatttatttatttatttatttatttatggctgtgttgggtcttcgtttctgtgcgagggctttctctagttgtggcaagcggggaccactcttcatcgcggtgcgcgggcctctcactatcgcggcctctcctgttgcggagcacaggctccagacgcgcaggctcagtaattgtggctcacgggcccagttgct comes from the Eubalaena glacialis isolate mEubGla1 chromosome 20, mEubGla1.1.hap2.+ XY, whole genome shotgun sequence genome and includes:
- the SFRP1 gene encoding secreted frizzled-related protein 1; the encoded protein is MGGGRWAAAGALLALAAGLLAAGSASEYDYVSFQSDVGAYQSGRFYTKPPQCVDIPVDLRLCHTVGYKRMVLPNLLEHETMAEVKQQASSWVPLLNKNCHIGTQVFLCSLFAPVCLDRPIYPCRWLCEAVRDSCEPVMQFFGFYWPEMLKCDKFPEGDVCIAMTPPNATEASKPQGTTVCPPCDNELKSEAIIEHLCASEFALRMKIKEVKKENGDKKIVPKKKKPLKLGPIKKKELKKLVLYLKNGADCPCHQLDNLSHHFLIMGRKVKSQYLLTAIHKWDKKNKEFKNFMKKMKNHECPTFQSVFK